From Chthoniobacterales bacterium:
TGGTATTACGACCTCGACGAGATGCGCCGCGTTTACGGCGATTGGATCTCGGACTACACCGATCCCAAGCCCGGACGCTATCATGCGGGTTTGAAAGCCGGCGACTCTTCCCAAGCGGGATTCATCACCGAGTTGCTGTTGCGTTCGGTCGCGGAAAAGGGCGCCTACGATGAAGCCGATTTCTGCCGCAAGCTCGATGGGGAACTTTTTCCGCTCCTCGACGGCACTCCTTTCAGCGGACCCGGCGGTTACACGAGCCAATCGATCCGCGAAGCGTGGCGCAAGCGAGTGAAAGAAAATCTCCCGTGGGGCCAGACCGCGGGAAACGCGGACACGACGGAAGCCGCCGAGCGGACGTTCGTTCTCGGCGTGCGCTACGCATCCGACATGCGCCAGCTCGCAGAGTCGGTGACGGTAAATGCCGCGCTGACGCAATCCGACGGCACCGTCCTTGCCATGACCGTGGCCTATTGCGCCGTGCTCGGCCTTCTCGTGCGCGGCCATAAGCTGGACGCCACGATCACGGATACGCTGCTGGGCATGGTGCGAAGCGGACAACTCCCTTTCCACTCGGTCACCAGCGAGAACCTGCAGCCTCCGAGGCCGGGCGAGCCCGAGGCGCCGCGCGCCGGTCGCTTCGCATCACCGGATGCATTGATCACTCCTTCGTGCGTGGCGGCCGCCGCCGCGGATCCCGCCATTCGCATCGAGCCGGCATCGAAGGTGTCCGTTGTCTATGGCATGCCGTGTGCCATCTACCACCAACTGCCCGCGGCCTACTACCTTGCCGCCCGTTTCCACAATGACTTCGAATCTGCCGTGCTTCACGCCGTCAATGGCGGCGGACAGAACCAAGCTCGAGCCATACTCACGGGCACTCTCGTCGGAGCACAGACCGGTCTTGCGGGTATTCCCGATCGGTTCATCCGCGGCCTCGCACGGCACGAACATCTGCTGGAACTGGCTCAGACGCTGGCCGGACAAGTCTGACTGCTGAGGCTTCCATATCACCGGCCGGCCGCTGCCCTCTGAGAAATTTTGGAAATCGTATGACGCGATTTTTGCTCTGACGTGCTTCCAGATTCGGGAATAATTCCCGCGTCTCATGAAATCTCCTTTCCTGCGCGATGTGGTGGCGAAGTGTTCGTCGTGGGACGCTTTCCGCCGCGCTCTGGCCAAGAAGTCGGAAAAAGAGAAGGGCGATCTCTTCGAGCATCTTGTCCGGGCCTATCTGCTGCTCGATCCGGAATATGCGACGAAGCTGCGCAAGGTCTGGCTGCTGGACGAAGTGCCGTCCGCCCTGCGCAAGAAGCTGAAGCTGCCGGGCAACGACCAAGGCATCGACCTTATCGCCGAAACAAACACCGGCGAGTTCTGGGCCATTCAATGCAAATACCGCGAGAACACGACGCGGCCGGTGCCGTGGCGGGAGATCTCCACTTTTACCGGACTCGCCTTCGGCATTTGCCGGCATATTTCGTTCGGACTCGTCTGCTCGACGACGGAACGGATCACGCACGTTCTCAAACACCAAGACCGTATCGGTTTTTGCGCGCTTGATGTCTGGCAAAGTCTCGATGAGGAATTTTTCGCACGGCTGCGCAAGTTGCTCGGACACAAACCGGTCAAACTTGCGCCGCTCAAGCCGCGTCCGCACCAGAAGAAGGCCATCGCCGATGCGCGGAAGCATTTTGTCGGCAAGAAGCAGAAGCGCGGCAAGCTGATCAGTCCGTGCGGCTCGGGCAAGAGCCTCACTGCCTACTGGATCGCACGCGATCTGAAGGCGAAACGGATTCTCGTTGCGGTGCCGAGTCTGGCGCTGATTCGTCAGACGCTGAAAGTGTGGCTGCGGGAATCGATGGCCCACGGCGACAAGGTGGAATGGATTTGCGTGTGCAGCGATGACTCGGCCGGACGTGTGGATCAGGACGATGTGGCCGTGCTGCGTCAGGACCTCGGTGTCCCGTGTCTTACCGATACGAAAGAAATCGCGTCATGGCTGAAGCAGAAAAAGCCCGGACTCACCGTGGTCTTCACCACGTATCAGAGTGGCGCAGCGATTGCGAAGGCAGCGCGGCAGGCGAAGTTTGCTTTCGACCTCGGCCTCATGGACGAGGCGCACAAAACGGTCGGTGACGGGGCGAAGCTTTTCTCCCATCTTCTGCACGAGAAGAATCTTCCGGTGAAGCGCCGCATTTTCATGACGGCGACCGAGCGGCGCTATCGCGGTAAGGGTGACAAGATTTTGAGCATGGATGATGCTGCGGTCTATGGAGACACCTTCCATCTGCTGAGCTTCAAGCGCGCGCTCGAAGAAAAGCCGGTCATCCTAAGCGACTACCGCATCGTCACGATCCTCGTTTCGCGCGAAGAAGTGGCCGAGCTGATCCGCAAAAATGTCTTCGTGCGGCCGGACAAAGGCAAATGGACCAAGGAGATCGAAGCCGAGATGCTGGCAGCTCTGGTCGCTCTGCGCAAAGCCATGCAGAAGTATCCGATCCGCCACGCTGTTTCGTTCCACAGCAGCATCCGGCGGGCCGAGGTCTTCAAGGAACACAACGATGCTTACAACCGTGCATACCGGAAGCATGGGGCGGTCGAGACCTTCCATGTATCGGGGCAAACCCCAACGGGAACCCGTGCGCGGGTGGTGAAGGAATTCGCTGAGACGGAGCGCGCGCTCATTACCAATGCGCGATGCCTGACCGAAGGCGTTGATGTGCCAGATATCGATTGCGTGATGTTCGCCGATCCGCGGCGCAGTGCGGTGGATATCGTGCAGGCTGTCGGACGCGCCTTACGTCCGGCCAAAGGCAAGAAGATGGGCTATGTGATCGTGCCGATCCTGCACGATGCGAAGGCCACGCCGGATGACATTTTCGATTCGGAGGAATTTCAAGAAATCCTCACAACGCTGCGCGCGCTGGCGGCCAACGACGACCGTATCATCGAATATTTCCGCGCTGTTTCGCAGGGCAAACGACGAAGCACAGGCGGAACCGTTGTATTCGATATCGACCAGAAACTCGCAAAGCGAGTCAATCTGGAAAACTTTGCAAAAGACATCGAACTCAAGTGCTGGACTCATCTGGCTAAACTATCCTGGCAGCCGTTCGAGGAAGCGCGCACATTTGTTCACAGCCTCGGCTTGAGAAATGAGAAGGAGTGGCGCGAACTTTGTAAAGGTCTACTGGACTGTAAACACAGACTGCCTGCTGACGTTCCAACCAACCCCGCCAAGACATACTCGGGCCAAGGCTGGAAAGGAATGGGTGATTGGCTTGGGACGGGAAATATAGCCCCTCAATTGCGCCAATATCGTCCCTTTCATATGGCAAGGGTATTCGCTCGCCGTATAGCTCTAAAAAATGTTTCTGAATGGAGAGAGTTCTGCAAAGGGCTTCATCCTCAAAAGGGGTCCTTACCTGCCGATATTCCAGCGTCTCCTCACTTGATATATAAAAACAAAGGCTGGGTTAGTTTTGGTGATTGGCTCGGCACGGGAACCGTTGCTCCTCGATTGCGCCAATATCGTTCGTTCAAAAGCGCAAGAGCCTTTGTGCGCAAACTTAAGTTACTGAATAGAACCCAGTGGGATAACTATAGCAGAGGCCTTTATCCATCTAAGGGGACCTTACCGGATGACATTCCGGCTAATCCCTGGAATACATATGCCGGCAACGGCTGGGCTGGGCTTGGCGATTGGCTCGGCACCGGTAGAGTTGCGGATCAGTTGAAAAAATATCGCACGTTTAGGAGTGCAAGGGCTTTCGCTCACGGTCTTAAACTCAAAAGCCAGTTGCAGTGGATAGCTTTTTGCAAAGGTCGCCTCCCGAATAAGGGAACTTTGCCTGCAGATATTCCCGCTACTCCCAGCCAGACATATGCCCGCAAGGGGTGGGCGGGATTCGGTGATTGGCTCGGCACGGGAACTGTGGCTCCTCGCTTACGAAAGTATCGATCCTTCAAAGAAGCGAGAGCTTTCGTGCGTCGACTCAAGCTGAAAAGCAGGTCCGAGTGGAACGCGCTATGCAAAAGTAACCTGCCCGGCCAGTCGATGTTGCCTCCTGATATCCCTGCAAGTCCTTGGAACATATATGTCGGCAACGGCTGGGCTGGGCTTGGCGATTGGCTCGGCACCGGTAGAGTTGCGGATCAGTTGAAAAAATATCGCACGTTTAGGAGTGCAAGGGCTTTCGCTCGCAGCCTCAATCTCAAAAGCGGCACAGAATGGCGAGCGTTTTGCAAAGGCCGCCTACGGAGCAAGGGCACCTTGCCTTCCGATATTCCAGTTTGCCCCAACCAAACATATGCCCGCAAGGGGTGGGCGGGATTCGGTGATTGGCTCGGCACGGGAACTGTGGCTCCCCGCTTGCGAAAGTATCGGTCGTTTATAAAAGCGAGGGCTTTCGCTCGCACACTTGGCTTGCGAGGTGAGCACGAGTGGAGAGACTATTGCCGCGGCGACTTTTTCCGAACACAACCTCCAAAGCCGCAAGACATTCCTTACCATCCTGAGCGAACCTATCCAGCGAAAGGCTGGGCAGGTTACAGCGACTGGCTTTGCTACGAGCGCAAACCCGAATTAAAACGCAGGCGCTGAACAATCCCGCTGCTCGCGCGGTTTTGAGACAACAAGCACTCAGAGGCTCACGAAACAGCTAGGCTTTGGGTCGGCCAACATGCGATCGATGCGCTGCTTGGCGATTTGGATGTAATCGGGATTGAGTTCGATGCCGGTCCACTGGCGTCCGAGCGCCTCGGCTGATTCGGCTGTTGTTCCGCCGCCGAGAAATGGATCGAGCACAACGATTCCCCGGAACGATCAAGTTGCGGGTTGCGCCATCCGACGATCCGGCGCAAATTCCCGCCGTGAATTTCAGGTTGCTGCCCGTCCTTATCGCGTTGGTTGTTGCCCTGTCACCCGCGGCGCAGGCTGTGGTGATCAATACCGCGAGCGGCACCGGCAACACCAATGCACCGAGTGACGATCCCGGATGGGCAAACGTCGGCGTTCTCAACGGGGCGAGCGGCATCTACCTCGGCGCCGGATGGGTGCTCACTGCGGCGCACGTCGGCGTCGGCAGCATTTCTTTTGCGGGAGTTTCTTATAACGCATTGACCAACACGCTCGTGCAGCTGACCAACAATGCACCCGGCAGGACGGTATTCACGGACCTCATCATGTTCCAACTCGCCTCGACACCGGCTGGACTCGGACCGCTTACCCTCGCCTCGTCGGCGCCGACGCTGGGCACGGCCGTCACCATGATCGGCGCCGGACGCGATCGCGGAGCTTTCACCGAGTGGAATGTCAACCAGGCCACCACACCGTGGACTTGGACGGTGGTTTCCTCCAGCGGTAATGCCGCGGGTTACCAGACTTTGGAGAGCCAAACCCTGCGCTGGGGGACCAATACAGTCAGTTCGACCGATTTCTGGGTAAGCGCCGATGGATCACCGGATGTGAAATCCTTCTCCACGACATTCACGGACTCCTTCTTCGCGAGTAACGAGGCTCAGGCGGTTCTCGGCGATTCGGGCGGAGCGGTCTTCACCAAAAGGGAGTCCGCTTGGGAGTTGGGCGGCGTGATGTTCGGCGTCGGAGGCTATAGCGGGCAGCCCTCTGCGACGACAAATGCCATTTATGGCAACGTCACTTATTCGGCCGACCTTTCTTTTTACTCCCCGCAAATCATGTCCATCATCCCCGAGCCGACCACCTACGCGCTGCTCGCGCTGTCGGCGGCAACAATGGTCCTGATGATGCGCAGGAGTTGATCAAGCGGACGTCGGCCAATGGCACGCGCAGCAGATGGCGCAACGGCTACAACTTTTACAAAACCGCTCTATCTCTTTGAGCAGAATGCGCGGGATTGTCAGTCGTCCAACAGTCCAAGCGTCAGCCCCGTGGGAAGGGGTGCGGGTTTGGCACAGTTGTTGTGGATTTGTATCCAAGAGCGGTTGCTGCTTGATTTCTCGAATGCTGTGATGACCTCCAGCACATGCAGGGCGAGGTTCCCGTCGCAGCGATGGGGACGGCCCGAGCGGATGGCGTGGACCATGTCCGCGACGCCGATGCCCCGTGAATTCTCCGCGTAGTTGAAGGCGAGCGGGATCTCTTGCCATTCTTTCGCTCGGGAGCGGCAAAGGCTGACCGGTCCGTCGAAAGTGTTCGGATCGGGCACTCCCAAGCTGCCCTCGGAACCGTAAATCTCGATGGGACTTTTGAAACGTGTGTCGGCGACGACATCGAAGCTGACGGCCATGGTGATCACGGCCCCGCTGGCGAACAGGAGACTCCCGCTGTAATGCGTTGGAACTTCGACAGGCAACATCTTGCCGAACTGCTCTTTGCATGTGGCCATGCGTTCCGGGCGCGGTGTCGAGGTCATGGCACAGACCGCCGCGACCGGACCAAGCAGGTGGACGAGCGCAGTGATGTAGTAAGGGCCCATGTCGAACATCGGCCCCGCTCCCTGTTCGTAGAAAAATGCGGGGTTCGGATGCCAAGACTCGGGGCCCGATGCCAGCAGGAATGCGGTGGCGGAAAGCGGGCGTCCGACCCAGCCGTCATCAATCAACTTTCTGGCCGTCTGGAGACCGGCGCCGAGAAAGGTGTCGGGCGCGCAGCCGACGCGAAGGTTTTTTTGCGCCGCGTAATCCAGCAACGATGTTCCTGAAGCAACATCGAGCGCCAGAGTCTTTTCGCTGTAAACGTGCTTGCCGGCCCGGAGGATTTCCATGCTGACCTTCGCGTGAGCCTTGGGCACGGTGAGGTTGATCACCAGATCGATCGATGGATCGGCCAGAAGCTCGGAAATGCTCGTCGCCTTGAGGTCATACTCCTTGGCCTTTGCAGCGGCCGCATCCGGATTGATATCCGCGCAGGATTTCAGATGCAGCATCCTGAACATCGCGCAGCCTTTGGCATAAGCACCGAAAATATTCCCGCAGCCGATGATGCCGATATTCATGGGTTGAATGGCCGAGTGTGACATAATTCAGATGATAGGTCGGCGAGTCGTTGCGCTCGCTATTTGTTTCCCGCGGCCAGGCCATTTCCGACGAGGTAGTTGTAACTTTTCTCGACGCACTCGAAAATATCGGTGTCGCTGGTGTCCTGCTCGACCACCAGCCATTGGGTTACCTGCGGATCCATGGCGGCGATGATGCCCTTGATGTCATTCCTGCCACTGCCCACTGGCAGCAGGGCGGAGTTGGCCCCGGGAACAATCTCCATCTGGTCGGTCGCCGCGTTATACACGGTGCCAGGCGGCACCATGGGGCCGTCTTTGATGTGAAGGAGGGGTGAGCGCTTTGCAAAACGGCGCACCATTTCCACGGCGTTGTTCGCGCCGAAATTCGCGGCCCAATACGTGTCGAGCTCGAATTTCACATCGGGACAAAGCTCGGCGAAAATCTCGTGTTTGATGCGCCCGTCGATTTTTTCAAACTCCCAAGAATGGTTGTGCACGGCAAGGGTGAGCCCTGATGCCGCCAGCTTCTCATTCATTCGCGAGGTGATTTCCGCGGTCTTCCTGATCGCATCGACGGTGGCGAAATTTTCCGGCCCGTAACCGGTGACTGTCATGGTAATCCCCATCTCTGCGCAGGCTTGGATGACCTCGTCGAGGTTGTCGGGGTTGGCCCACGGACTATGGGTCGAGGAGATGACCATTCCGAGATCCTCGACGAATTTGCGGAGTTCCTTCGGTGTGAATCCGAAGAAGCCCGCGGGTTCAACCCCTTTGTAACCGATCGCCGCCAAGCGCCGGAGGACTCCGGGAAAGTCTTTGGCGGCCTCTTCGCGGAGTGTGAATAGTTGGATGGAGATAGGTTTGATGTCCACGGTCATATGCAGGATGACATTAAGAGATGCGCATTTGCAATGCCTCAGCGTGAAGGTGGGGGTTGCTGTTTGGAAACAAAAAGCAGGGGACGCTCACGAAAGAGCAACCTCGGGGTCGGCCAAGACGCACTCAATGCGCTTCTTGGCCATTTGGATGTAATCGGGATTGAGTTCGATGCCGGTCCATTGGCGGCCAAGGCTTTCCGCCGCTTCGGCCGTGGTGCCGCTGCCCAAAAAAGGATCAAGCAAAGCATCGCCTTGGCGCGAGCCGGACATGATGAGCTGGTTGATCAACGCAACGGGCTTTTGCGACGGGTGGCCGATTTTTTCCTTCGATGCGCCTTTGAGTGACGGCACGCGCAGGATGTTTGTCGCATATTTGCCGCGGCGCAGGTGACGCTCACGCGCGTTTTTGTCTTTGTAGCGTTTGTCGCGAAGGTAGGTTCCGATGGTCGCTTCGCCGTAGGGAAGGCGCACGGCATCTTTGTCGAAATAGGTCGTCGAGTTCGCCTCGGGTCGCAGGGCGAGGATCATTTCGTATTGGGGCGTGAAGGAATCGTGGCGCTCGTTGTAGCCCACGGCGCGATCCCAAATGATCATGTCATGGAACTGCATCAAGCCAGCCAGCCGCGAGCAGACATGC
This genomic window contains:
- a CDS encoding trypsin-like peptidase domain-containing protein yields the protein MDRAQRFPGTIKLRVAPSDDPAQIPAVNFRLLPVLIALVVALSPAAQAVVINTASGTGNTNAPSDDPGWANVGVLNGASGIYLGAGWVLTAAHVGVGSISFAGVSYNALTNTLVQLTNNAPGRTVFTDLIMFQLASTPAGLGPLTLASSAPTLGTAVTMIGAGRDRGAFTEWNVNQATTPWTWTVVSSSGNAAGYQTLESQTLRWGTNTVSSTDFWVSADGSPDVKSFSTTFTDSFFASNEAQAVLGDSGGAVFTKRESAWELGGVMFGVGGYSGQPSATTNAIYGNVTYSADLSFYSPQIMSIIPEPTTYALLALSAATMVLMMRRS
- a CDS encoding Gfo/Idh/MocA family oxidoreductase codes for the protein MSHSAIQPMNIGIIGCGNIFGAYAKGCAMFRMLHLKSCADINPDAAAAKAKEYDLKATSISELLADPSIDLVINLTVPKAHAKVSMEILRAGKHVYSEKTLALDVASGTSLLDYAAQKNLRVGCAPDTFLGAGLQTARKLIDDGWVGRPLSATAFLLASGPESWHPNPAFFYEQGAGPMFDMGPYYITALVHLLGPVAAVCAMTSTPRPERMATCKEQFGKMLPVEVPTHYSGSLLFASGAVITMAVSFDVVADTRFKSPIEIYGSEGSLGVPDPNTFDGPVSLCRSRAKEWQEIPLAFNYAENSRGIGVADMVHAIRSGRPHRCDGNLALHVLEVITAFEKSSSNRSWIQIHNNCAKPAPLPTGLTLGLLDD
- a CDS encoding site-specific DNA-methyltransferase; translated protein: MSAASLPVIEIGHGRMITGDALQILPTLPEQHFQLIIADPPYFQVLLDEDWDNAWSSADEYLDWMVRWVRECKRALRPDGLLYVFGQLGKREHVWLHVCSRLAGLMQFHDMIIWDRAVGYNERHDSFTPQYEMILALRPEANSTTYFDKDAVRLPYGEATIGTYLRDKRYKDKNARERHLRRGKYATNILRVPSLKGASKEKIGHPSQKPVALINQLIMSGSRQGDALLDPFLGSGTTAEAAESLGRQWTGIELNPDYIQMAKKRIECVLADPEVALS
- a CDS encoding sugar phosphate isomerase/epimerase, with amino-acid sequence MTVDIKPISIQLFTLREEAAKDFPGVLRRLAAIGYKGVEPAGFFGFTPKELRKFVEDLGMVISSTHSPWANPDNLDEVIQACAEMGITMTVTGYGPENFATVDAIRKTAEITSRMNEKLAASGLTLAVHNHSWEFEKIDGRIKHEIFAELCPDVKFELDTYWAANFGANNAVEMVRRFAKRSPLLHIKDGPMVPPGTVYNAATDQMEIVPGANSALLPVGSGRNDIKGIIAAMDPQVTQWLVVEQDTSDTDIFECVEKSYNYLVGNGLAAGNK
- a CDS encoding ADP-ribosylglycohydrolase family protein produces the protein MTAAHSDMQDRAAGAIMGAFIGDAVALGPHWYYDLDEMRRVYGDWISDYTDPKPGRYHAGLKAGDSSQAGFITELLLRSVAEKGAYDEADFCRKLDGELFPLLDGTPFSGPGGYTSQSIREAWRKRVKENLPWGQTAGNADTTEAAERTFVLGVRYASDMRQLAESVTVNAALTQSDGTVLAMTVAYCAVLGLLVRGHKLDATITDTLLGMVRSGQLPFHSVTSENLQPPRPGEPEAPRAGRFASPDALITPSCVAAAAADPAIRIEPASKVSVVYGMPCAIYHQLPAAYYLAARFHNDFESAVLHAVNGGGQNQARAILTGTLVGAQTGLAGIPDRFIRGLARHEHLLELAQTLAGQV
- a CDS encoding site-specific DNA-methyltransferase is translated as MVVLDPFLGGGTTAESAEALGRQWTGIELNPDYIQIAKQRIDRMLADPKPSCFVSL